The sequence AGGTGTTTTGATCTGCGAAAGTCCAAATATTGAGCAGGACGCGTTATTGTTGAAGAAATATTATAATAGCATTTAACTTCTCGTTATTTTTCGATTCATTGTTTATATTCTCAATCCGTTATAAAAAATTAATAATAGCATAGGGATTCAATAGGACTGCAAGGCGATTCATGGAGCAGCAAGGCAAGGAGGAGCTGAGCAGTAAAAAAATTACGCGCACCAGCAAAGCAAAAAATGTCAGGGGGACCCATTGCACAGAAGTGCAATGGGGTTTTATAGAGATAAGAACAGATCAAGCAATAATAAAATAAACAAAGAAAGAGAATAACAAAAACAACAACCAATAAATAGAAGCAACACCTAAAGAATGCAATGATCCCAAAACTCGAAGAGCTGCAAACAACCCTGCATCTTCCAGGAAAAAAGTACTTCTCCGTAGAACAGGCGAATCTTCTTCTTCCACAAATTGAAGAGCATATTCTGGAAGTGCACCGATTGCTCGACGCGCTACGACTCCTGCTAAGCATTGAACTGGAATTCAATGATGAATTTCTGTCGCACGCAAAAAACATCCGCTACACGAAGGAATATCACAAACTCTACCTCACTATTTACAGTCATCTCGATGCAATCATCTCGCATGGCTGTTATGTCAAAGACATAGAACAAGGGCTTGTTGATTTTTACAGCAAGACAAAAGAAGGAAAAGAAATATTCCTCTGCTGGAAAATAGGAGAGAAAAGTATCCAACATTGGCATTCGTTAGAAACAGGATTTTCTGAGAGAAAAGGGATCGAAGAGTTGTAAAAAAATCTTATTTTCTCAACCTTTAAATAGTTGAACAGATTGTCATTTTCTCATGAAATGGTTTACTTCTGAAGCAGGTGAGCAGAGCATGGATGTCAGCATAAAAACAGGACCAGTTGAGCATATAGAAACAGGAACACTTGTTATTCCGCTATTCAAAAATATCGCGAACAAAACAGAAGCATACACAAAAGTGGACACCCTTTTCAACGACGCGTTAACAAAAATAGTCCACGATGATGATGAGTTTCACGTCAACAACAAAACATGTACCACATTAACATTAGGGAAAATTCACGCAAAGCGAATCATTCTCGCAAGTCTTGGTGATCCTGAAAAAGTAACGTTAGAATCCTTAAGAAAACTCGCGGGAAAGATGGTCAAAGGATTGCAGCAATACAAAGAAAAAGATTTCACGATTATGAGTCCGTGTTATGGACTGAAAAACATCACTCCTGAACAAGCATACGCTGCGTTGACAGAAGGAGCAGTCTTAAGTTCGTATCTTTATGATACATACAAAACACAGGAAAAAGCAAAGAACAAAAAACCAACAAAACTTTTCTTTTATCTTGACGCAGATGAAAATCCAAGTGCAATCACCAAAGCAATAGAGCGCGCTGCGATCATCGCAGAACATGCAAACGCAGTCAAAGATCTTGCGAATGGTCCGTCAAATCTGGTCACGCCAACGTATCTCGCGGAAACAGCGAGAAAGTACGCGAAAAAGTGTGGGATGAAATGCACAATTCTTGATGAAGCGGATATGCGCAGACAAGGCATGAATTGCATTCTTGCGGTCAGCCAAGGAAGCAGCCAAAAACCTGCGTTAATTGTCGTAGAGTATAGAGGGTCAAAAGCAAAAGCGCCAATCGCATTGGTCGGAAAAGGAGTGACTTTTGATTCAGGGGGAATAAACCTCAAACCAACAGGTTCCATTGAAACAATGAAACA is a genomic window of Candidatus Woesearchaeota archaeon containing:
- a CDS encoding leucyl aminopeptidase gives rise to the protein MKWFTSEAGEQSMDVSIKTGPVEHIETGTLVIPLFKNIANKTEAYTKVDTLFNDALTKIVHDDDEFHVNNKTCTTLTLGKIHAKRIILASLGDPEKVTLESLRKLAGKMVKGLQQYKEKDFTIMSPCYGLKNITPEQAYAALTEGAVLSSYLYDTYKTQEKAKNKKPTKLFFYLDADENPSAITKAIERAAIIAEHANAVKDLANGPSNLVTPTYLAETARKYAKKCGMKCTILDEADMRRQGMNCILAVSQGSSQKPALIVVEYRGSKAKAPIALVGKGVTFDSGGINLKPTGSIETMKHDMTGGAIMLNVIKTAAELKLPINLVAIVPTVENMPSGTAVKPGDVVKASNGKTVEIMNTDAEGRLILSDALHFATKFKPEEIIDIATLTGAAFVALGKSVTAIMGNEQNMVDRMIIAGNETFERCWQLPLFDDFSESIKGDVADIKNIGGPKGEAGTIAGAVFLKEFIGDSKWLHLDIGGTSWADGDNDYVQKGSTGVGLRLLVQYLENSTKKETVEEKK
- a CDS encoding DUF2203 domain-containing protein is translated as MIPKLEELQTTLHLPGKKYFSVEQANLLLPQIEEHILEVHRLLDALRLLLSIELEFNDEFLSHAKNIRYTKEYHKLYLTIYSHLDAIISHGCYVKDIEQGLVDFYSKTKEGKEIFLCWKIGEKSIQHWHSLETGFSERKGIEEL